CGTAAAGGATTATCGCAAACTTTACACATGTTCGTAGCCACTTCAAAGTTTATTTTCTGATAAACAACAGCTCTGGGTCTCTGACTGGCACAAAAACGCAAAAAAATCCTTCCCGACTAAAGCCAGGAAGGATTTTTGTTTTATACATCAGACACAGTAGTTATGTCACTAGTTAAGTGTTACTTATTTCGTTTCGATTTCCTCAGTGGAAGGAACAACAACGTCTTTTTTAGTTACAGACAATGCTCCATTCTCTTCATCGATGAGCAACGAATCACCTTTAGTCACATTACCCGTGAGCAATTCTTCCGACAATTTGTCTTCAATATGCTTCTGGATCGCCCGACGAAGCGGACGAGCACCATAGGCCGGATCGAAGCCTGCTTTGGCAAGGAACGCCTTGGCATTGTCTGTGAGCTCGAAGTCGACCTCGTATTCATTCAGACGTTTACGAAGCTCTTCACTCATCAGTGTAACAATCTCAGCAATGTGTTTTTCTTCAAGAGAATGGAACACGATAATTTCATCAATCCGGTTAAGGAACTCAGGACGGAAGCTTTTCTTCAGCTCATCCATCACTTTACCCTTCATGTTATCGTAATCCGCACCTGCATCCACTACTGCCGTAAAGCCCAGTGTAGAGTTACGTTTGATCGCTTCCGCACCCACATTGGATGTCAAAATAATCAACGTATTCCGGAAGTCTACGACGCGACCTTTGGAGTCGGTCAGACGACCATCCTCAAGGACTTGCAGCAAGATGTTGAATACTTCAGGATGTGCTTTCTCGATTTCATCGAGCAGGACGACAGAGTAAGGTTTGCGACGAACTTTCTCTGTCAGCTGTCCACCTTCTTCATATCCCACATATCCCGGAGGCGCTCCGACGAGTCTTGAAGTGGAATGCTTCTCGCCATACTCGGACATATCAATCCGGATGACTGCATTTTCATCCCCGAACATGGCTTCTGCAAGAGCACGAGCCAGCTCGGTTTTACCTACCCCTGTAGGACCAAGGAAGATAAATGAACCCATTGGACGTTTCGGATCTTTCAATCCGGCACGAGCACGACGAACTGCACGACTGACGGACTTCACAGCCTCATCCTGACCGATGACACGTTCATGCAGAATTGATTCCAGATTCATCAAGCGTTGTGTCTCTTCTTCTTTCAGCTGATTCACCGGAATACCAGTCCAGCTGGCTACTACTTGTGCGATATCCTCAGGAGTTACCTCAGAATCCGTGCGACCTTGTTTTTCTTTCCATTGGTTCTTCGTTACATCCAGCTCTTCACGGATTTTTTGTTCCGTGTCACGCAGAGCTGCTGCCTTTTCGAACTCCTGGCTTTGAACCGCTGCGTCTTTTTCCTTCCGGATATCCTCGAGACGGCTCTCCAGTTGTTTGAGGTTAGGTGGGATCGTGTAAGAGTTCAGTCTTACTTTGGAACCCGCCTCATCAATCAGGTCAATCGCTTTGTCCGGCAGGAAACGGTCTGTAATGTACCGATCAGACAGTTTAACCGCCTGCACAATCGCTTCATCCGTAATTTTTACCCGGTGATGCGCTTCGTAACGATCACGTAAACCATGCAAAATTTGAACCGCTTCTTCTGGAGAAGGCTGATCGACCGTAATCGGTTGGAAACGACGCTCTAGCGCAGCATCCTTCTCGATATATTTGCGATATTCATCCAACGTTGTAGCACCGATGCACTGCAATTCTCCACGGGCCAAAGCCGGTTTCAAAATGTTCGAAGCATCAATTGCACCTTCCGCTCCGCCTGCACCAATCAGGGTATGCAATTCGTCGATGAACAAGACAATGTTACCCGCTTGACGAATTTCATCCATAATTTTTTTCAGACGATCTTCGAATTCACCGCGATATTTTGTACCTGCAACAACTGAACCCATATCCAATGTCATGACACGTTTGTCACGCAAAGTCTCTGGAATTTCGTTGGCGATGATTTTTTGTGCAAGTCCTTCAGCGATAGCTGTTTTACCTACACCTGGCTCACCGATCAGTACTGGGTTGTTCTTGGTACGACGGCTCAGCACCTGGATAACACGTTCGATTTCTTTACTACGTCCAATCACTGGGTCCAGGTTGTTCT
This window of the Paenibacillus marchantiae genome carries:
- the clpC gene encoding ATP-dependent protease ATP-binding subunit ClpC; amino-acid sequence: MMFGRFTERAQKVLALAQEEAVRLGHNNIGTEHILLGLIREGEGIAAKALIGLGLGLEKIQDEVETLIGRGQEQPTNIAYTPRAKKVIELSMDEARKLGHTYVGTEHILLGLIREGEGVAARVLNNLGISLNKARQQVLQLLGSSEAVSSHNGTPSNVSTPTLDSLARDLTAYAKENNLDPVIGRSKEIERVIQVLSRRTKNNPVLIGEPGVGKTAIAEGLAQKIIANEIPETLRDKRVMTLDMGSVVAGTKYRGEFEDRLKKIMDEIRQAGNIVLFIDELHTLIGAGGAEGAIDASNILKPALARGELQCIGATTLDEYRKYIEKDAALERRFQPITVDQPSPEEAVQILHGLRDRYEAHHRVKITDEAIVQAVKLSDRYITDRFLPDKAIDLIDEAGSKVRLNSYTIPPNLKQLESRLEDIRKEKDAAVQSQEFEKAAALRDTEQKIREELDVTKNQWKEKQGRTDSEVTPEDIAQVVASWTGIPVNQLKEEETQRLMNLESILHERVIGQDEAVKSVSRAVRRARAGLKDPKRPMGSFIFLGPTGVGKTELARALAEAMFGDENAVIRIDMSEYGEKHSTSRLVGAPPGYVGYEEGGQLTEKVRRKPYSVVLLDEIEKAHPEVFNILLQVLEDGRLTDSKGRVVDFRNTLIILTSNVGAEAIKRNSTLGFTAVVDAGADYDNMKGKVMDELKKSFRPEFLNRIDEIIVFHSLEEKHIAEIVTLMSEELRKRLNEYEVDFELTDNAKAFLAKAGFDPAYGARPLRRAIQKHIEDKLSEELLTGNVTKGDSLLIDEENGALSVTKKDVVVPSTEEIETK